Proteins co-encoded in one Actinomadura luteofluorescens genomic window:
- a CDS encoding cobyric acid synthase, whose product MSGLLVAGTTSDAGKSVVTAGLCRWLARQGVKVAPFKAQNMSLNSMVTSDGAEIGRAQYMQAQAAGVEPVAQMNPVLLKPGSDRRSQVVVLGQPVAEVDALQYGAHKEWLKGVVLESLEELRAKYDVVVCEGAGSPAEINLRGGDIVNMGLARAANLPVVVVGDIDRGGVFASLYGTVALLEPADQALIAGFVINKFRGAEELLAPGLEQLAMLTGRPTLGVLPWKLGLYLDSEDTLALDAPRPDAKGPYGKETLRVAVVRFPRISNFTDMDALACEPGVVVRYAASAGDLAEADLVVLPGTRATVADLAWLRDRGMAGEIRRRAEEGRPVLGICGGYQMLAEEIVDGVESKEERAEGLGLLPARVEFKKEKTLGRPTGSAYGETVHAYEIHHGIVTAEGEPFLDGCRKGAVWGTTWHGAMENDGFRRAFLADVARTAEREFVPAPDVSFEALREATLDALGDLVEEHMDTDAVWRIIEGGAPGGLPVVPPGGAPEPPSAAVG is encoded by the coding sequence GTGAGCGGGCTTCTGGTAGCGGGGACCACGTCAGACGCGGGCAAGAGCGTCGTCACGGCGGGGCTGTGCAGGTGGCTGGCACGGCAGGGCGTGAAGGTCGCGCCGTTCAAGGCCCAGAACATGTCGCTGAACTCGATGGTGACGAGCGATGGGGCGGAGATCGGGCGGGCGCAGTACATGCAGGCGCAGGCCGCGGGTGTGGAGCCGGTCGCGCAGATGAATCCGGTGCTGCTCAAGCCCGGAAGCGACCGCAGAAGCCAGGTCGTGGTGCTGGGGCAGCCCGTCGCGGAGGTCGACGCTCTCCAGTACGGGGCGCACAAGGAATGGCTCAAGGGCGTCGTGCTGGAGAGTCTCGAGGAGCTGCGGGCCAAGTACGACGTTGTCGTGTGCGAGGGGGCCGGGAGTCCCGCCGAGATCAATCTGCGGGGCGGCGACATCGTGAACATGGGGCTGGCGCGGGCCGCGAACCTGCCGGTTGTGGTGGTCGGTGACATCGACCGGGGCGGTGTCTTCGCGTCGCTCTACGGCACGGTCGCCTTGCTGGAGCCCGCGGACCAGGCGCTGATCGCCGGGTTCGTCATCAACAAGTTCCGGGGGGCGGAGGAACTTCTCGCGCCGGGGCTGGAGCAGCTCGCGATGCTCACCGGGCGGCCGACGCTGGGAGTGCTGCCCTGGAAACTCGGCCTGTATCTCGATTCCGAGGACACCCTGGCCCTGGACGCGCCGAGACCCGATGCGAAAGGGCCTTACGGGAAAGAGACCCTGCGCGTCGCCGTCGTCCGGTTCCCGCGCATCTCCAATTTCACGGACATGGACGCTCTGGCCTGCGAGCCAGGCGTCGTCGTCCGGTACGCGGCGAGTGCCGGCGATCTGGCCGAGGCCGATCTGGTGGTGCTCCCGGGGACCCGGGCGACGGTCGCCGATCTGGCGTGGCTTCGCGACCGGGGAATGGCCGGGGAGATCAGGAGAAGGGCCGAGGAGGGACGGCCGGTCCTCGGCATCTGCGGCGGCTACCAGATGCTCGCCGAGGAGATCGTGGACGGTGTCGAGTCCAAGGAGGAGAGAGCAGAGGGGCTCGGCCTCCTTCCCGCGAGAGTCGAATTCAAGAAGGAGAAGACTCTCGGGCGGCCTACGGGAAGCGCCTATGGCGAGACCGTGCACGCCTACGAAATCCACCACGGCATCGTGACCGCGGAAGGGGAGCCTTTCCTCGACGGATGCCGGAAGGGCGCCGTGTGGGGGACGACCTGGCACGGCGCGATGGAGAACGACGGCTTCCGGAGGGCGTTCCTCGCGGACGTCGCCCGGACGGCGGAACGGGAGTTCGTCCCGGCCCCGGACGTGTCGTTCGAGGCGCTGAGGGAGGCGACGCTGGACGCGCTCGGCGACCTCGTCGAGGAGCACATGGACACCGACGCCGTGTGGCGGATCATCGAGGGCGGCGCGCCGGGGGGCCTGCCCGTCGTCCCGCCCGGCGGAGCCCCGGAACCGCCCTCCGCGGCGGTAGGGTGA
- a CDS encoding S-4TM family putative pore-forming effector, with translation MTSIHPIIDRQDSVEAIRLLKAVAVTHLYNQRAQALSFTVSIVLALAGLLIGPGSQYGPAVVLIGAFWVALYKGVMAPWAERYLRTAATLQEMFDADLLGLPWNRIAVGDRVGEDEVSQLSRRFRGDENRLRGYYLVANAAPPYDVLFCLEQNLAWGSRIRLRFSQMMLGILVLWSVAGVLFTLAIGATVSRLVAGWFVPSLGLLVLCLEMYRAQMASTRERLRVLGLVRAAVEDPSSPVLATPATLALFTRQVQDTLFHMRRLQPRLPTWFFQRHHDRDKADFQVRMQLVEGRFPRS, from the coding sequence GTGACGAGTATCCACCCCATCATCGACCGGCAGGACAGCGTCGAGGCTATCCGCCTGCTCAAGGCCGTCGCCGTGACTCACCTTTACAACCAGCGCGCGCAGGCCTTGAGTTTCACCGTCTCGATCGTTTTGGCCCTCGCAGGCCTGTTGATCGGGCCGGGTTCACAGTACGGCCCGGCGGTCGTCCTCATCGGCGCGTTCTGGGTGGCGCTTTACAAAGGAGTGATGGCGCCCTGGGCCGAGCGATATCTGCGGACCGCCGCGACGCTCCAGGAGATGTTCGACGCCGACCTGCTCGGGCTGCCGTGGAATCGCATCGCGGTCGGGGATCGCGTTGGCGAGGACGAAGTCAGCCAACTCAGCCGGCGTTTCCGCGGCGACGAGAACCGGCTGCGAGGCTATTACCTCGTGGCAAACGCGGCGCCACCCTACGATGTGCTCTTCTGCCTGGAGCAGAACCTGGCCTGGGGCTCGCGCATCCGGCTCCGCTTCTCCCAAATGATGCTCGGAATTCTGGTTCTGTGGTCCGTCGCGGGCGTGCTGTTCACGCTCGCCATTGGCGCAACGGTGAGTAGATTGGTCGCCGGATGGTTCGTGCCCTCGCTCGGCCTGCTGGTCCTGTGCCTGGAAATGTACCGGGCGCAGATGGCGAGCACCCGGGAGCGGCTACGCGTGCTGGGGTTGGTGCGTGCGGCCGTTGAAGACCCGTCGTCACCGGTGCTCGCCACGCCCGCGACGCTGGCGCTTTTCACCCGGCAGGTGCAGGACACGCTCTTTCATATGCGACGGCTCCAGCCGCGCCTGCCGACGTGGTTCTTCCAGCGTCACCACGACCGGGACAAGGCCGATTTCCAGGTCAGGATGCAGCTGGTCGAAGGACGGTTTCCCCGGTCATGA
- a CDS encoding phosphotransferase enzyme family protein codes for MAVNIEVPLSGGDVSEGVVRVGETVRRPLRAHSPAVHGLLRHLEDVGFEAPRVLGVDELGREVLSWVPGEVPHRPLAAGVVSEDVLRDVGRLLRRYHDAVASYEAPVGAPWDAETSNVDGEPEVIGHCDVTPENVVFRGGRPVALIDFDLARPTTRVFDVVTALRHWGPIEDPADRDAVLYGADVGRRLRVFCDAYGLDRERRREVLPAARVRFERSYRAMRERAERGGGWARIWQGGAGPRIRRAQDWLERHWDELDARLW; via the coding sequence GTGGCGGTGAACATTGAGGTGCCGCTCTCCGGCGGGGACGTTTCGGAGGGTGTGGTGCGGGTCGGGGAGACGGTGCGGCGGCCGCTGCGGGCGCACAGTCCGGCGGTTCACGGGCTGCTGCGGCACCTGGAGGACGTGGGGTTCGAGGCGCCGCGGGTGCTGGGGGTCGATGAGCTGGGGCGGGAGGTGCTCAGCTGGGTGCCGGGGGAGGTGCCGCACCGGCCGCTGGCGGCGGGTGTCGTCTCGGAGGACGTGTTGCGGGACGTGGGGCGGCTCCTGAGGCGGTACCACGACGCGGTCGCGTCGTACGAGGCGCCGGTGGGGGCGCCGTGGGACGCGGAGACGTCCAATGTGGACGGGGAGCCCGAGGTCATCGGGCATTGCGACGTGACGCCGGAGAACGTGGTCTTCCGGGGCGGGAGGCCCGTCGCTCTGATCGACTTCGACCTCGCGCGGCCCACGACGCGGGTGTTCGACGTGGTCACGGCGCTGCGGCACTGGGGGCCCATCGAGGATCCGGCCGATCGGGACGCCGTGCTCTACGGGGCGGACGTGGGCCGTAGGCTGCGGGTCTTCTGTGACGCGTACGGGCTTGACCGGGAGCGGCGGCGGGAGGTGCTGCCGGCGGCGCGGGTGAGGTTCGAGCGGTCCTATCGGGCCATGCGGGAAAGGGCTGAGCGTGGCGGGGGATGGGCGCGGATCTGGCAGGGGGGCGCCGGTCCCCGGATACGGCGGGCCCAGGACTGGCTGGAGCGGCACTGGGATGAGCTCGATGCGCGTCTCTGGTGA
- a CDS encoding MFS transporter: MKVLLTNRGFRFLIIGQTLSTLGDRALIIAFGIWVKELTGSNAAAGGAFFFVALPFLFAPFAGVLIDRFPRRQIFIVTNLAMAGVMPLSLLVRGEGQVWLLYAIILCYGVAGVIITATQAALVTAIVDEDALPDANGLLQTSADGVKLLAPLFGAALFTVAGGHVVALLDAATFLAAAACVWLIQAPGDQRHVTGALKLREEVLSGLRHIYRSPSLRTLVGALGLAMLVTGFSQTLIFSIVDDGLHRAPAFVGVLSSVQGAGAVCAGLAAGAAIRRVGDLRTVMLGIALVTMASLVYLAPAIPPVAVGAFLFGFGMCWTTVGLVMAVQRRTPDALRGRALTAAMGVISTPQTASIALGAALSLVVDYRILLTLMAAVTAVCAIWLQRVKTEPQPQQPPQKDLDPPEPESPAQSPETKTAP; encoded by the coding sequence ATGAAGGTCCTGCTGACCAATCGTGGATTCCGCTTCCTGATCATCGGGCAGACCTTGTCGACCCTGGGCGACCGGGCGCTCATCATCGCCTTCGGCATCTGGGTCAAAGAGCTGACCGGCAGCAATGCGGCGGCGGGCGGCGCTTTCTTCTTCGTCGCCCTGCCGTTCCTGTTCGCCCCGTTCGCGGGGGTCCTCATCGACAGGTTCCCGCGGCGCCAGATCTTCATCGTGACCAACCTGGCGATGGCGGGCGTCATGCCGCTCAGCCTGCTGGTGCGCGGCGAGGGCCAGGTCTGGCTGCTGTACGCGATCATCCTCTGCTACGGCGTCGCCGGTGTGATCATCACCGCCACCCAGGCCGCCCTCGTCACGGCGATCGTGGACGAGGACGCGCTCCCCGACGCCAACGGCCTGCTCCAGACCTCCGCCGACGGAGTGAAGCTTCTGGCTCCCCTCTTCGGCGCGGCCCTGTTCACAGTGGCGGGCGGCCACGTAGTGGCTCTGCTGGACGCGGCGACCTTCCTGGCCGCCGCGGCATGCGTGTGGCTCATCCAGGCGCCCGGTGACCAGCGTCATGTCACCGGTGCGCTGAAGCTGCGCGAAGAAGTGCTGTCGGGCCTGCGCCACATCTACCGGTCCCCGTCCCTGCGCACGCTGGTGGGCGCGTTGGGCCTGGCCATGCTGGTGACGGGCTTCTCCCAGACCCTCATCTTCTCCATCGTCGATGACGGGCTTCACCGCGCTCCCGCGTTCGTCGGCGTGCTGAGCAGCGTGCAGGGCGCGGGCGCGGTCTGCGCCGGCCTGGCGGCGGGCGCCGCCATCCGCCGCGTAGGCGACCTGCGCACGGTGATGCTGGGCATTGCCCTGGTGACGATGGCGTCCTTGGTCTATCTGGCGCCCGCCATCCCCCCGGTGGCCGTGGGGGCGTTCCTCTTCGGCTTCGGCATGTGCTGGACGACCGTCGGCCTGGTCATGGCGGTGCAGCGACGAACCCCCGACGCCCTGCGCGGCCGAGCACTGACCGCGGCGATGGGCGTCATCAGCACTCCCCAGACCGCCTCCATCGCCCTCGGCGCAGCACTGTCCCTGGTGGTCGACTACCGAATCCTGCTGACCCTCATGGCCGCAGTCACCGCCGTGTGCGCCATCTGGCTACAACGCGTAAAGACCGAACCCCAGCCCCAACAACCCCCGCAAAAGGACCTAGACCCGCCAGAACCCGAATCACCGGCTCAGTCCCCAGAGACCAAGACCGCGCCTTGA
- a CDS encoding tetratricopeptide repeat protein — translation MTADQELTAHQELTRVFDDSAIATAIIEGLQHGNVGIRAGSVRAIERGHSGARLAKAILASLGPRPRPRRCVIKFCPGKSAGQKRQSQLHQQALDESPLEFGERHLAQIAFPTVKCDGNDVVVGQSMVDGIPLGKVKPDQVAQACETVWTEILEKWAAEEYDTEQSTVAELLRCELGESFRPGGWLREWAERHRLLAPAFLQLRGEDAPLPNPWRLFDEDLPRAQAEIHYLVGRTHGDLHGDNILVPEYDKNVHPDGFRLIDLEAYDPRGPLSRDLATLLLSLCSPGIGASSDRSQEAYLTYLERNRRDGGLDDRMLGEVRRIIDALREPALRFVVRENWESDWHLQLKVSLLAQAMLHSAYTSGTKDARRWCSRLAGRLTRLLLGPIDSEAGEVMLFDAGGVVESGRMAAQQARSGSDFVDRIDLSSRLRVALEDQVTSVIVVSGPPGIGKTALVRKVLADLGRGDPDDESSAVHWHDAAHYGEIGVPTLLKDIEPRGSSQVAGPSASARLVMALDSLKRDGGVRPVIVLDAAENLLKEGHLRDPQLDLALDAVQGRRPSLAKVVFVTQHPPVATTGVTWTDSACRISLEGLEPPSLAEYFAKLDPDGRYGLTGLEEDVLRSVHGRLEGNPRLAELLHACLSSEPPALPAHEVASWLSTVELGEMHQRLARMFVDCLPDDQQRVAEAVAALGVPVDTDTVISVLEPDMSGARIGPALRALVAARLVLKRGDRRVYLRKNEIEAVLGRLAQDGQGAGELSALAELGIRAAKALAAMQKDVEDVRSIADLDMHFARVDLWLRARMYGVAHGLIDSMDKLVQVWGSGAELRTQREAVRGRLEDDWAGEMINLAALGDIYSFSGELSSAEDAYDAALAIAQRHQDREAIRRVHIGMGSMYWEHDNLVNAEERYRWALGLSGEDGDDGDRAAALLGLADCRQRHGEYQLAAEDALAAFGAARGTDSALASGAALRLVRWYAELDQIPDALRMLADCKELVQERPDPSARADLLDSTANLHLYRDLYGDAQTAAQGAVNVAREYRDPINLRRALTTLALTHVHLDDFLAARTAIEESARYRVAGRDTVELALRGIIAHRLNFPATARDLFQQLRAETSRRTGADENDLAAWDFTGIARCYSVLLSDAEPATAVEAFSRARPKPAEPTSAQTAEPAARSATVTTPGLDDRLRFMVETLANGDPALEPVLSALARIRPGRAG, via the coding sequence ATGACCGCCGATCAGGAGCTCACCGCCCACCAGGAGCTGACCCGGGTGTTCGACGACTCGGCGATCGCGACGGCGATCATCGAGGGGTTGCAGCACGGGAATGTCGGGATCCGTGCCGGCAGTGTCAGGGCCATCGAGCGCGGCCACTCCGGCGCCCGGCTGGCCAAGGCGATACTCGCCAGTCTCGGTCCGAGGCCTCGACCTCGCCGGTGCGTGATCAAATTCTGCCCGGGAAAGTCGGCAGGCCAGAAACGCCAAAGCCAGCTGCACCAGCAGGCGCTGGACGAATCGCCTCTGGAGTTCGGCGAGCGTCACCTCGCCCAGATCGCCTTTCCGACCGTTAAATGTGATGGAAACGACGTCGTGGTCGGCCAGTCGATGGTCGACGGAATCCCGTTGGGGAAGGTGAAACCCGATCAGGTCGCCCAAGCCTGCGAAACGGTGTGGACGGAGATTCTTGAGAAATGGGCCGCTGAGGAATACGACACCGAGCAGTCCACGGTAGCGGAGCTGCTGCGCTGCGAACTCGGCGAGAGCTTCAGACCGGGCGGCTGGCTACGCGAGTGGGCAGAAAGGCACCGCCTGCTCGCGCCCGCCTTCCTGCAACTGCGGGGCGAAGACGCGCCGCTGCCGAACCCATGGAGGCTCTTCGACGAAGACCTGCCCAGAGCCCAGGCGGAGATCCACTATCTGGTGGGAAGAACGCATGGTGATCTGCACGGGGACAACATCCTCGTGCCGGAGTACGACAAGAACGTCCATCCGGACGGTTTCCGGCTGATCGACCTGGAGGCCTACGATCCGCGGGGACCGCTAAGCCGGGATCTCGCCACCCTGTTGCTCTCACTCTGCTCCCCCGGCATCGGGGCGTCGTCTGACCGCAGCCAGGAGGCGTATCTCACCTATCTGGAGCGCAACCGCCGCGACGGCGGCCTCGACGACCGCATGCTTGGCGAGGTGCGAAGGATCATAGACGCGCTCCGCGAGCCGGCGCTGCGGTTTGTCGTCCGGGAGAACTGGGAGTCGGACTGGCACTTGCAACTGAAGGTGTCCCTCCTCGCGCAGGCGATGCTGCACAGTGCCTACACGTCCGGCACCAAGGACGCCCGCCGATGGTGCTCGCGGCTGGCAGGCCGACTCACCCGATTGCTGCTCGGCCCGATCGATTCGGAGGCGGGCGAGGTCATGCTCTTCGACGCCGGGGGCGTCGTTGAGAGCGGCCGCATGGCCGCCCAGCAGGCGAGGAGCGGGTCGGACTTCGTCGACCGGATCGATTTGAGCAGTCGTCTTCGCGTGGCGCTGGAGGACCAAGTCACATCCGTGATCGTGGTCAGCGGCCCGCCCGGGATCGGTAAGACCGCGTTGGTCCGCAAGGTCCTCGCCGACCTGGGCCGGGGCGATCCGGACGACGAGTCCTCGGCGGTGCACTGGCACGACGCCGCACACTACGGGGAGATCGGTGTGCCGACCCTGCTCAAGGACATCGAGCCGCGCGGTTCGAGCCAGGTGGCTGGCCCGTCCGCGTCGGCACGCCTGGTGATGGCTCTGGATAGTTTGAAGCGAGACGGCGGCGTCCGACCGGTGATCGTGCTGGACGCAGCCGAGAACCTCCTCAAAGAGGGGCATCTGCGCGACCCGCAGCTCGATCTGGCGTTGGACGCCGTGCAGGGCCGACGACCGTCGCTCGCCAAGGTCGTTTTCGTGACGCAGCACCCGCCCGTGGCGACGACGGGTGTGACATGGACGGATTCAGCGTGCCGGATCAGTCTCGAAGGGCTGGAGCCGCCGTCCCTGGCCGAATACTTCGCCAAGCTCGATCCCGACGGAAGGTACGGCCTTACAGGTCTGGAAGAGGACGTGCTACGGAGCGTTCATGGCCGCCTGGAGGGGAACCCCCGGCTCGCCGAACTCCTGCACGCGTGCCTCAGCAGCGAGCCGCCCGCGCTACCGGCTCACGAGGTCGCATCGTGGCTGTCCACCGTTGAGCTGGGCGAGATGCACCAGCGCCTGGCGCGCATGTTCGTCGACTGCCTGCCCGACGACCAGCAACGGGTCGCGGAGGCCGTCGCGGCGCTCGGCGTCCCGGTCGACACCGACACCGTCATCAGCGTCCTGGAGCCGGACATGTCCGGCGCGCGGATAGGGCCAGCTCTGCGCGCGCTCGTTGCGGCCCGCCTCGTCCTGAAGCGCGGGGACCGCCGCGTGTATCTGCGGAAGAACGAGATCGAGGCCGTCCTCGGGCGCCTGGCGCAGGACGGTCAGGGCGCCGGCGAGCTGTCGGCCCTGGCCGAGCTGGGGATCCGAGCGGCCAAGGCGTTGGCGGCCATGCAGAAGGACGTCGAAGACGTGCGGAGCATCGCCGACCTGGATATGCACTTCGCACGCGTCGACCTCTGGCTTCGGGCCAGAATGTACGGGGTGGCGCACGGCCTCATCGATTCGATGGACAAGCTGGTGCAGGTCTGGGGCAGCGGCGCCGAGCTGCGCACCCAACGGGAGGCCGTGCGCGGTCGGCTTGAGGACGACTGGGCGGGCGAGATGATCAACCTTGCGGCTCTCGGGGATATCTACTCATTCAGCGGCGAGCTCTCCTCGGCGGAGGACGCCTACGATGCCGCGCTCGCCATCGCCCAACGGCACCAGGACCGCGAGGCGATTCGCCGCGTCCACATAGGCATGGGCTCCATGTACTGGGAACACGACAACCTTGTGAATGCCGAGGAGCGCTACAGGTGGGCGCTGGGGTTGTCCGGCGAGGACGGCGACGACGGCGACCGCGCCGCCGCGCTGCTCGGGCTGGCCGACTGCCGGCAGCGGCACGGCGAGTATCAGCTTGCCGCCGAGGACGCTCTCGCCGCCTTCGGCGCCGCGCGCGGAACCGACTCCGCGCTCGCGTCGGGCGCCGCGCTGCGCCTCGTGCGGTGGTACGCCGAGCTGGACCAGATCCCGGACGCACTGAGGATGCTGGCCGACTGCAAGGAACTCGTCCAAGAGCGACCCGATCCCTCGGCCCGGGCTGACTTGCTCGACTCGACCGCCAACCTCCACCTCTACCGCGACCTGTACGGCGATGCACAGACGGCGGCGCAAGGAGCCGTCAACGTCGCGCGCGAGTACCGGGATCCGATCAACCTGCGGCGGGCGCTCACCACGCTGGCCTTGACCCACGTGCACCTGGACGACTTTCTGGCGGCCCGCACGGCGATCGAGGAGTCGGCCCGGTACCGGGTGGCCGGACGGGACACCGTCGAGCTGGCGCTGCGCGGCATCATCGCGCACCGCCTTAACTTCCCGGCCACCGCGAGGGACCTTTTCCAGCAGCTCCGCGCCGAGACGAGCAGACGTACCGGGGCGGACGAGAACGATCTCGCCGCCTGGGACTTCACCGGCATCGCCCGGTGCTACTCCGTCCTTCTCAGCGACGCGGAACCGGCGACGGCAGTGGAGGCGTTCAGCCGCGCACGGCCGAAACCGGCCGAGCCGACAAGCGCGCAGACCGCCGAACCGGCAGCCAGGTCGGCGACCGTGACGACGCCGGGGCTCGACGACCGTCTGAGGTTCATGGTGGAGACCTTGGCGAACGGCGACCCCGCCCTGGAGCCCGTACTCAGCGCGCTGGCACGCATCCGTCCGGGACGCGCCGGTTAA
- a CDS encoding transposase family protein, whose product MLLYRASLPLSRQTLTYATGVVRRHRRAIGSKGRRLPPGMQALMTLVYLRKGETYAELGAGFAVSTTTAWRYINETVDVLAAHAPKLGAALAKAVKDGLPYLLLDGTLVSIDRVAADRPYYSGKHRRHGMNLQVIAAPDGSLLWVSGPLRGSVHDLAAARIWGVVRALAATGLPVLADKAYQGAGPHILTPYKGRDKPEPQKDANRAHARLRGPGERANAQLKSWRILRKLRCCPHRAGRLAKAIHTLQLRETASR is encoded by the coding sequence ATGCTTTTGTACCGTGCTTCGCTGCCTTTGTCGCGTCAGACCCTGACCTACGCCACCGGTGTGGTCCGCCGCCACCGAAGGGCCATCGGCAGCAAGGGCCGGCGCCTACCCCCGGGCATGCAAGCACTGATGACCCTGGTCTACCTGCGTAAGGGCGAGACCTACGCCGAACTGGGCGCCGGATTCGCCGTCTCCACCACCACCGCATGGCGCTACATCAACGAGACCGTCGACGTACTGGCCGCCCACGCGCCCAAACTCGGCGCGGCGCTGGCCAAAGCGGTCAAGGACGGCCTGCCGTACCTGTTGCTGGACGGCACCTTGGTCTCGATCGACCGGGTCGCCGCCGACCGGCCCTACTACTCGGGGAAACACCGCCGCCACGGCATGAACCTCCAGGTCATCGCCGCACCGGACGGGAGCCTGCTGTGGGTGTCGGGACCGTTGCGCGGGTCAGTTCACGACCTGGCCGCGGCCAGGATCTGGGGCGTCGTCCGGGCACTGGCCGCCACCGGCCTGCCGGTGCTGGCCGATAAGGCCTACCAGGGCGCCGGCCCGCACATCCTCACGCCCTACAAGGGACGCGACAAGCCCGAACCGCAAAAGGACGCCAACCGTGCACACGCCAGGCTCCGCGGACCCGGCGAACGCGCGAATGCCCAGCTCAAGTCATGGCGCATCCTGCGCAAGCTGCGCTGCTGCCCCCACCGCGCCGGCCGCCTCGCCAAAGCCATCCACACCCTTCAACTCCGCGAGACCGCATCACGTTGA
- a CDS encoding cobalamin biosynthesis protein, whose product MRVSGEGLVLGVALDAVLGDPKRWHPVAGFGRVASAAERRVYGDSRWRGVVYVGALVGAAGVAGVVLERVSRRPVVHCVVTAGVTWAVLGGTSLGREGLYMARVLERGDVGAARERLSHLCARDPRGLDARDLSRAVVESVAENTSDASIAPLVWGAVAGIPGLLMYRAVNTLDAMVGYRSPRYERFGWAAAKLDDVANWVPARVTGGLVALCSGREAWRVLRRDGGKHPSPNAGRCEAAFAGALGVRLGGANAYGGRVERRPEMGDGRAPEVRDIRRAVKLSAAVTFAAAAVVWSVR is encoded by the coding sequence ATGCGCGTCTCTGGTGAGGGGCTGGTTCTCGGGGTCGCGCTGGACGCCGTTCTCGGGGACCCGAAACGGTGGCATCCCGTGGCCGGGTTCGGCCGGGTGGCGTCGGCGGCGGAACGCCGGGTGTATGGGGATTCGCGCTGGCGGGGTGTTGTGTATGTCGGGGCTCTGGTGGGGGCCGCCGGGGTCGCAGGGGTCGTCCTTGAGCGGGTGAGCCGGCGGCCTGTGGTGCATTGTGTCGTTACCGCGGGCGTCACCTGGGCCGTGCTAGGCGGGACGTCCTTGGGACGTGAGGGGCTCTACATGGCGCGGGTGCTGGAGCGGGGGGACGTGGGGGCGGCCAGGGAGCGGCTTTCGCATCTGTGCGCGCGGGACCCGCGGGGGCTGGACGCGCGCGATCTGAGCCGTGCGGTGGTGGAGTCGGTGGCCGAGAACACGTCGGACGCGTCGATCGCGCCTCTGGTGTGGGGGGCGGTGGCGGGCATTCCGGGGCTGCTGATGTACCGGGCCGTCAACACGCTTGACGCGATGGTCGGGTATCGGAGTCCGAGGTACGAGCGGTTCGGGTGGGCGGCGGCGAAGCTCGATGATGTCGCGAACTGGGTTCCGGCCAGGGTGACGGGGGGATTGGTCGCTCTTTGCTCGGGGCGGGAGGCCTGGCGTGTTCTGCGGAGGGACGGGGGGAAGCATCCGAGTCCCAATGCCGGGCGCTGCGAGGCCGCTTTCGCTGGGGCGCTCGGGGTGAGGTTGGGCGGTGCCAACGCCTACGGCGGACGGGTCGAGCGGCGTCCCGAGATGGGGGACGGCCGGGCGCCCGAGGTCAGGGACATCCGGAGGGCCGTCAAGCTTTCGGCGGCGGTGACGTTCGCGGCGGCGGCCGTGGTCTGGAGCGTGCGGTGA
- a CDS encoding helix-turn-helix transcriptional regulator, with the protein MTVHVAVMDPVPMFRHGVVAALSRLGHLVEEPADAVAWAHARPGGMVLLTMRAAEDLDQVIALCGVRPRPLVVALPSGEVSSLGVRALRAGARSVVAHTAAVPVLQRAVAATLDGETVMPADVAALLVAGRGGRPPRRSAPSPQQTAWLRRLSEGWTVAGLAADVGYSERAMYRLLKALYQQIGARSRLEAIMLAREEGWLQS; encoded by the coding sequence GTGACCGTTCACGTCGCGGTCATGGACCCCGTACCGATGTTCCGGCATGGCGTCGTCGCGGCGTTGTCGCGCTTGGGCCACCTCGTCGAGGAGCCCGCTGACGCGGTCGCGTGGGCGCACGCGCGGCCGGGCGGGATGGTGCTGCTGACCATGCGCGCCGCCGAGGATCTCGACCAGGTGATCGCGCTGTGCGGAGTACGGCCGCGTCCACTCGTTGTCGCATTGCCCTCGGGTGAAGTCTCGTCGCTCGGAGTGCGGGCGTTGCGGGCCGGCGCCCGGTCGGTGGTGGCACACACGGCGGCAGTCCCGGTTTTGCAGAGGGCGGTGGCCGCGACGCTCGACGGCGAGACGGTCATGCCGGCTGACGTGGCCGCCCTCCTGGTGGCGGGCCGGGGCGGGCGGCCACCGCGTCGCTCGGCTCCCTCTCCGCAACAGACCGCCTGGTTGCGGCGGCTGTCCGAGGGGTGGACGGTAGCCGGCCTGGCAGCGGATGTCGGCTACTCCGAGCGGGCCATGTACCGGCTGCTCAAGGCGCTCTACCAGCAGATCGGCGCCCGCAGCCGGCTTGAGGCGATCATGCTGGCACGAGAGGAGGGTTGGCTCCAGAGTTAA